The Xyrauchen texanus isolate HMW12.3.18 chromosome 28, RBS_HiC_50CHRs, whole genome shotgun sequence genome has a segment encoding these proteins:
- the itsn2a gene encoding intersectin-2a isoform X1, which yields MNGGFNIWAITPEERGKHDKQFDSLAPTLGHLSGDQARMFFLQSGLPTAVLADIWALADMGKDGKMDRLEFSIAMKLIKLKLQGQPLPCGLPIVMKQTPTPIMTSSRFGMGSMPNLSAMSVMPIITPMPAGPAVSPLVPAPTLVSGVLPQIPNSFSVPALPNGNATLLTLTPAFPVSCGLSKSNSMLDLGSSSSNSSSTTSLASNSPKMGASDWAVPQSSRLKYRQQFNSLDKLMSGYLSGPQVRNALTASNLTQTQLATIWTLADVDRDGRLRAEEFILAMHLVDIAKTGHPLPLTLPPDLVPPSLRTGKSCDLLNGPVLLINTELIEPEQPQKSKTNVSFEDRLKENFQKGSQELEKRRLALQEEQKREEERLREEELREEERRQQKEREERERKQREAWEMELRRQREEEMRIERQREQERQREEERLKELERQEATERQRRIEWERSKRVELQIQREKEQSDIQKLKDKKRSLEMELEAVGNKHKQISDHLRNAKSKRQVQRAELDLINQKRDSRVVDINSQQLKIDEIQREMSHFGPEKQRLTDRLLNLTQNNTSPLINNVKQSVCEKDLSCRKLKEQLDALERETTAKLSQMEQYNREIKFVEMDDCVLQGLLSLLGCLTNLFLLIKELRQRQSQQQDVLQQLRKVRSEKLKELQRHRKEEEEKKRKEEEEAARQAKLEQECLEQEEAERQRKFVQEQEAKLREEQQRQAQARIQEAQELARKKEEKRKAEERERDKKEREERERNELAIHIQSSMSYNSRENKSFLPVVTTEDISTFLTTYRALYPFTARNSDELSLEADCLIEVNESTVRETGWLYGSYRGNSGWFPESYAERCSKDCQTELTAAVTHSTLSSTNYPGIPRVDIEGPTPTHTPMSTNTQHSQAVALCEWSAKTDSHLGFSKDDVITVLEKEEHWWYGEINESLGWFPNTYVSMVTTNNTQTEPLYSTVDEIKLSDSGLLEEYVALYTYESPESGDLTFCAEDVVLVTEREGEWWRGCTGDQSGLFPSNYVKPIDPDTAKAGVLCKKPEIAQVTTVNVATTPEQLSLTPGQLIVVLHKNSNSWWLGELQARGKKRKKGWFHSSNVRLLEANSGKITPAPQALVCQVIAMYDYKAANEDEMSFQKGQLITVHNKDNPDWWKGEVGGVVGLFPTNYVKMTTECDPSQQWCADLLSLESMCIEERKRQGYIHELIQTEESYLEDLELALEVFYKPMAESGRLTEAEMGMIFVNWQELIMCSTKFLKALRVRKKMAGERMPVQVVGDILSSELSHMQAYIRFCSCQLNAAAMLQQKTDKSPDFKLFLKKIASNYRCKGMPLSSFLLKPMQRVTRYPLLIKNILENTPVSHADHANLQAALEQAEELCSQVNEGVREKENSDRLEWIQNHVQCDGVIEHLVFNSLTNCLGPRKLLHCGKLHKTKSSKELWAFLFNDFLLLTYTSKQFSSGADKLFNPISTAQYKMYKTPVFLNEVLVKMPSDPSSDDPVFHISHIDRVYTLKTYTINERTTWVQKIKAASDHFIETEKLKREKAYQARSQKNSGIGRLLVTVLEATELKPCKPNGKSNPYCELTMGAQCYTSRHQPDTLNPKWNFSCHFFIKDLYQDVLCLTIFERDQFSPDDFLGRTEIPVATIKKDQDGKGPLVRRLLLHEVPTGEVKVRLDLQLYEQTPHL from the exons GTGGTTTTAACATTTGGGCTATAACTCCAGAAGAGAGAGGGAAACATGACAAACAGTTTGACTCTCTGGCCCCAACTCTGGGCCATCTGTCAG GAGATCAAGCACGAATGTTTTTTCTGCAATCTGGCCTTCCTACAGCAGTCCTGGCTGACATCTG GGCACTGGCAGACATGGGGAAGGATGGGAAGATGGACAGATTGGAATTCTCCATCGCAATGAAACTAATTAAACTGAAGTTGCAGGGTCAGCCCCTCCCCTGCGGTCTGCCAATCGTCATGAAGCAGACACCTACccccattatgacatcatcacgCTTTG GAATGGGCTCAATGCCAAATCTCTCTGCCATGTCAGTGATGCCCATTATAACACCCATGCCAGCAGGCCCtgctgtgtcccctttggtcccTGCGCCCACCCTGGTGTCAGGGGTCCTGCCTCAGATCCCCAACTCTTTCAGCGTGCCAGCCTTACCCAATGGCAATGCAACTCTCCTTACACTAACACCAG CATTCCCAGTTTCCTGTGGTTTGAGCAAATCGAACTCGATGTTGGACCTTGGCTCTAGCAG TTCTAACTCTTCTTCCACCACCTCCCTTGCGAGTAACTCCCCTAAAATGGGTGCATCTGACTGGGCAGTACCTCAGTCATCCCGTCTGAAATACCGCCAGCAGTTCAACAGCCTAGACAAGCTGATGAGTGGATACTTGTCAG GTCCCCAGGTCAGAAATGCCCTCACAGCCTCAAACCTCACACAGACACAGCTTGCCACCATATG GACTCTTGCTGATGTAGACCGTGACGGGCGGTTAAGAGCAGAAGAGTTTATTCTAGCAATGCACCTGGTTGACATTGCCAAGACTGGCCATCCCTTACCTCTAACTCTACCTCCTGACCTGGTGCCCCCCTCACTCAG aACAGGGAAGTCATGTGACCTGCTGAACGGACCTGTTCTTTTGATCAACACTGAGCTGATTGAGCCAGAACAGCCACAGAAAAGCAAAACCAATG tgtcaTTTGAGGACAGACTGAAGGAGAATTTTCAGAAAGGAAGTCAAGAACTGGAAAAACGCCGACTGGCTTTGCAGGAGGAACagaagagagaggaggagagactgagagaggaagagctgagagaggaggagaggagacaacagaaagagagagaggagagagaacgGAAGCAGAGAGAGGCCTGGGAGATGGAGCTGAGGAGACAGAGGGAGGAGGAGATGAGgatagagaggcagagagagcagGAACGacagagagaggaagaaagaCTGAAAGAATTAGAACGACAAGAGGCAA CGGAACGGCAGAGGCGGATAGAATGGGAGAGAAGTAAAAGAGTGGAGCTTCAgatacagagagaaaaagagcagagtGACATACAGAAACTGAAGGACAAGAAGAGGAGCCTAGAAATGGAACTGGAGGCTGTG GGTAACAAGCATAAGCAGATCTCTGATCATCTCCGGAATGCCAAGAGTAAGAGGCAGGTCCAGAGGGCTGAGCTAGACTTGATCAATCAGAAGAGAGACAGTCGTGTTGTGGATATCAACTCTCAACAGTTAAAGATTGAT GAAATTCAGAGGGAGATGAGTCATTTTGGTCCAGAAAAGcagagactgacagacagactgcTAAACCTCACCCAGAACAACACCA GCCCTTTGATTAATAATGTGaaacagagtgtgtgtgagaaagatcTGAGCTGTCGGAAGCTGAAGGAGCAGTTggatgctttggagagagagaccACAGCTAAACTCTCACAGATGGAACAGTACAACAGAGAAATCAAG TTTGTGGAAATGGATGACTGTGTACTTCAAGGACTTCTCTCTTTGCTGGGCTGCTTAACCAATCTCTTCCTTCTAATAAAG GAGTTGAGACAGAGGCAAAGCCAGCAGCAGGATGTCCTACAGCAGCTGAGAAAAGTGAGATCAGAGAAACTGAAAGAGCTACAGAGACACaggaaagaggaggaggagaagaagaggaaagaagaggaggaggctGCTAG ACAGGCAAAGCTGGAGCAAGAGTGTCTGgagcaggaggaggcagagcGTCAGAGAAAATTTGTCCAGGAACAAGAGGCCAAACTCAGGGAGGAACAGCAGCGGCAGGCCCAAGCCCGAATTCAGGAGGCCCAGGAGCTGGCACGCAAGaaagaggaaaagagaaaagcagaggagagagagagggacaagaaagagagagaggagagagaaaggaaTGAATTGGCGATACACATTCAGTCCTCCATGTCATACAATAGCAGAGAGAACAAAA GTTTTCTGCCAGTGGTAACCACTGAAGATATATCTACTTTCCTCACCACCTACAGAGCTCTCTATCCTTTCACAGCACGCAACTCTGACGAACTCTCACTGGAGGCAGACTGTTTAATTGAG GTAAATGAATCAACAGTTAGGGAGACTGGCTGGCTGTATGGGAGTTACCGTGGTAACAGCGGCTGGTTTCCAGAGAGTTATGCTGAGAGATGCAGCAAAGACTGTCAGACTGAACTGACTGCAGCTGTTACGCACTCCACATTGTCCTCTACCAACTACCCTGG AATTCCTCGGGTGGACATAGAAGGAccaacaccaacacacacaccaatgtctacaaacacacaacactcacag GCTGTAGCTCTGTGTGAATGGAGTGCTAAGACTGACAGTCACCTGGGCTTCTCTAAAGATGATGTCATTACAGTTCTAGAGAAGGAAGAGCACTGGTGGTATGGAGAAATTAACGAGAGTCTGGGCTGGTTCCCTAATACATATGTGTCCATGGTAACCACCAATAACACACAGACTGA ACCCTTGTATTCTACTGTTGATGAGATTAAACTTTCAGATTCTGGTCTGCTTGAGG AGTATGTGGCTCTGTACACATATGAGAGTCCGGAGTCTGGTGACCTGACCTTCTGTGCGGAGGATGTTGTCCTGGTAACAGAAAGGGAAGGAGAATGGTGGAGAGGGTGCACCGGTGACCAGTCTGGCCTCTTTCCTTCCAACTACGTTAAACCCATAGATCCTGAT ACTGCCAAAGCTGGAGTTCTTTGCAAAAAACCAG AGATTGCCCAGGTCACCACGGTCAATGTTGCAACAACACCAGAGCAGCTGAGTCTCACGCCTGGTCAACTAATTGTCGTGCTGCATAAGAACTCAAACAGCTGGTGGCTGGGAGAACTACAG gCACGGGGTAAGAAGCGTAAAAAGGGCTGGTTCCACTCATCAAATGTCAGACTCCTGGAGGCCAACAGCGGCAAAATAACTCCTGCACCTCAAGCAT TAGTGTGCCAGGTCATTGCAATGTATGACTACAAAGCAGCAAATGAGGATGAAATGAGCTTCCAAAAAGGTCAGCTGATCACCGTCCACAACAAGGATAACCCTGACTGGTGGAAAGGAGAGGTCGGTGGGGTCGTAGGGCTGTTTCCAACGAATTATGTGAAGATGACAACAGAATGCGATCCCAGTCAGCAAT GGTGTGCTGATCTGTTAAGTTTAGAGTCTATGTGcattgaggagaggaagaggcAAGGTTACATCCATGAGCTCATTCAAACAGAGGAGTCCTACCTGGAGGATCTGGAGCTTGCATTGGAG GTGTTCTATAAGCCAATGGCAGAATCAGGGCGGTTGACAGAAGCTGAGATGGGCATGATCTTTGTGAACTGGCAGGAACTGATAATGTGTAGCACCAAATTCCTGAA agcttTGCGTGTTCGAAAGAAGATGGCTGGAGAGCGTATGCCAGTGCAGGTAGTGGGtgatatcctgtcctctgagctCTCTCATATGCAGGCATACATTCGCTTCTGCAGCTGCCAGCTTAATGCTGCAGCCATGCTACAACAGAAAACAGACAAATCACCTGATTTCAAACTCTTTCTAAAG AAAATAGCCAGTAATTACCGCTGTAAAGGAATGCCACTGTCAAGCTTCCTCCTCAAACCCATGCAGAGGGTCACACGCTACCCACTACTTATCAAGAAC ATTCTGGAGAATACCCCTGTGAGTCATGCAGATCATGCAAACCTGCAGGCAGCGCTAGAGCAGGCTGAGGAGTTGTGCTCACAAGTGAatgagggagtgagagagaaagaaaactcAGATCGGCTGGAATGGATCCAAAACCATGTGCAGTGTGATGGAGTAATTGAG CACCTTGTATTTAACTCACTGACTAACTGCCTGGGCCCTCGAAAACTGCTGCACTGTGGCAAGCTGCATAAGACCAAGAGCAGCAAGGAGCTGTGGGCCTTTCTGTTTAATGATTTCCTGCTCCTCACCTACACTTCCAAACAGTTCTCATCTGGTGCAGACAAACTCTTCAACCCAAtctccactgcacagtacaagaTGTATAAAACG CCAGTGTTTCTGAATGAGGTCTTGGTCAAAATGCCCTCTGACCCATCCAGTGATGATCCAGTTTTTCACATCTCACACATTGACCGTGTGTACACACTCAAGACTTACACCATTAATGAAAG GACCACATGGGTACAGAAGATCAAAGCAGCATCTGACCACTTCATAGAGACTGAGAAGTTAAAAAGAGAGAAGGCATACCAAG CTCGGTCTCAGAAGAATAGTGGAATTGGGCGACTGTTAGTAACAGTCCTCGAGGCAACTGAGCTGAAGCCCTGCAAGCCAAATG GCAAGAGTAACCCATACTGTGAGCTAACTATGGGTGCTCAGTGCTATACTTCCCGCCATCAGCCCGACACCCTCAACCCAAAATGGAATTTCAGCTGCCACTTCTTCATCAAAGACCTTTATCAGGACGTCCTCTGCCTCACCATCTTTGAGAGGGACCAGTTCTCTCCAGACG ATTTTCTAGGTCGTACTGAAATTCCTGTTGCAACTATAAAGAAGGATCAAGATGGTAAGGGTCCGTTGGTACGACGTCTGCTTCTTCATGAAGTTCCGACTGGAGAAGTCAAAGTGCGCCTTGACCTGCAGCTCTATGAGCAAACACCTCATCTGTGA
- the itsn2a gene encoding intersectin-2a isoform X2 has protein sequence MNGGFNIWAITPEERGKHDKQFDSLAPTLGHLSGDQARMFFLQSGLPTAVLADIWALADMGKDGKMDRLEFSIAMKLIKLKLQGQPLPCGLPIVMKQTPTPIMTSSRFGMGSMPNLSAMSVMPIITPMPAGPAVSPLVPAPTLVSGVLPQIPNSFSVPALPNGNATLLTLTPAFPVSCGLSKSNSMLDLGSSSSNSSSTTSLASNSPKMGASDWAVPQSSRLKYRQQFNSLDKLMSGYLSGPQVRNALTASNLTQTQLATIWTLADVDRDGRLRAEEFILAMHLVDIAKTGHPLPLTLPPDLVPPSLRTGKSCDLLNGPVLLINTELIEPEQPQKSKTNVSFEDRLKENFQKGSQELEKRRLALQEEQKREEERLREEELREEERRQQKEREERERKQREAWEMELRRQREEEMRIERQREQERQREEERLKELERQEATERQRRIEWERSKRVELQIQREKEQSDIQKLKDKKRSLEMELEAVGNKHKQISDHLRNAKSKRQVQRAELDLINQKRDSRVVDINSQQLKIDEIQREMSHFGPEKQRLTDRLLNLTQNNTSPLINNVKQSVCEKDLSCRKLKEQLDALERETTAKLSQMEQYNREIKELRQRQSQQQDVLQQLRKVRSEKLKELQRHRKEEEEKKRKEEEEAARQAKLEQECLEQEEAERQRKFVQEQEAKLREEQQRQAQARIQEAQELARKKEEKRKAEERERDKKEREERERNELAIHIQSSMSYNSRENKSFLPVVTTEDISTFLTTYRALYPFTARNSDELSLEADCLIEVNESTVRETGWLYGSYRGNSGWFPESYAERCSKDCQTELTAAVTHSTLSSTNYPGIPRVDIEGPTPTHTPMSTNTQHSQAVALCEWSAKTDSHLGFSKDDVITVLEKEEHWWYGEINESLGWFPNTYVSMVTTNNTQTEPLYSTVDEIKLSDSGLLEEYVALYTYESPESGDLTFCAEDVVLVTEREGEWWRGCTGDQSGLFPSNYVKPIDPDTAKAGVLCKKPEIAQVTTVNVATTPEQLSLTPGQLIVVLHKNSNSWWLGELQARGKKRKKGWFHSSNVRLLEANSGKITPAPQALVCQVIAMYDYKAANEDEMSFQKGQLITVHNKDNPDWWKGEVGGVVGLFPTNYVKMTTECDPSQQWCADLLSLESMCIEERKRQGYIHELIQTEESYLEDLELALEVFYKPMAESGRLTEAEMGMIFVNWQELIMCSTKFLKALRVRKKMAGERMPVQVVGDILSSELSHMQAYIRFCSCQLNAAAMLQQKTDKSPDFKLFLKKIASNYRCKGMPLSSFLLKPMQRVTRYPLLIKNILENTPVSHADHANLQAALEQAEELCSQVNEGVREKENSDRLEWIQNHVQCDGVIEHLVFNSLTNCLGPRKLLHCGKLHKTKSSKELWAFLFNDFLLLTYTSKQFSSGADKLFNPISTAQYKMYKTPVFLNEVLVKMPSDPSSDDPVFHISHIDRVYTLKTYTINERTTWVQKIKAASDHFIETEKLKREKAYQARSQKNSGIGRLLVTVLEATELKPCKPNGKSNPYCELTMGAQCYTSRHQPDTLNPKWNFSCHFFIKDLYQDVLCLTIFERDQFSPDDFLGRTEIPVATIKKDQDGKGPLVRRLLLHEVPTGEVKVRLDLQLYEQTPHL, from the exons GTGGTTTTAACATTTGGGCTATAACTCCAGAAGAGAGAGGGAAACATGACAAACAGTTTGACTCTCTGGCCCCAACTCTGGGCCATCTGTCAG GAGATCAAGCACGAATGTTTTTTCTGCAATCTGGCCTTCCTACAGCAGTCCTGGCTGACATCTG GGCACTGGCAGACATGGGGAAGGATGGGAAGATGGACAGATTGGAATTCTCCATCGCAATGAAACTAATTAAACTGAAGTTGCAGGGTCAGCCCCTCCCCTGCGGTCTGCCAATCGTCATGAAGCAGACACCTACccccattatgacatcatcacgCTTTG GAATGGGCTCAATGCCAAATCTCTCTGCCATGTCAGTGATGCCCATTATAACACCCATGCCAGCAGGCCCtgctgtgtcccctttggtcccTGCGCCCACCCTGGTGTCAGGGGTCCTGCCTCAGATCCCCAACTCTTTCAGCGTGCCAGCCTTACCCAATGGCAATGCAACTCTCCTTACACTAACACCAG CATTCCCAGTTTCCTGTGGTTTGAGCAAATCGAACTCGATGTTGGACCTTGGCTCTAGCAG TTCTAACTCTTCTTCCACCACCTCCCTTGCGAGTAACTCCCCTAAAATGGGTGCATCTGACTGGGCAGTACCTCAGTCATCCCGTCTGAAATACCGCCAGCAGTTCAACAGCCTAGACAAGCTGATGAGTGGATACTTGTCAG GTCCCCAGGTCAGAAATGCCCTCACAGCCTCAAACCTCACACAGACACAGCTTGCCACCATATG GACTCTTGCTGATGTAGACCGTGACGGGCGGTTAAGAGCAGAAGAGTTTATTCTAGCAATGCACCTGGTTGACATTGCCAAGACTGGCCATCCCTTACCTCTAACTCTACCTCCTGACCTGGTGCCCCCCTCACTCAG aACAGGGAAGTCATGTGACCTGCTGAACGGACCTGTTCTTTTGATCAACACTGAGCTGATTGAGCCAGAACAGCCACAGAAAAGCAAAACCAATG tgtcaTTTGAGGACAGACTGAAGGAGAATTTTCAGAAAGGAAGTCAAGAACTGGAAAAACGCCGACTGGCTTTGCAGGAGGAACagaagagagaggaggagagactgagagaggaagagctgagagaggaggagaggagacaacagaaagagagagaggagagagaacgGAAGCAGAGAGAGGCCTGGGAGATGGAGCTGAGGAGACAGAGGGAGGAGGAGATGAGgatagagaggcagagagagcagGAACGacagagagaggaagaaagaCTGAAAGAATTAGAACGACAAGAGGCAA CGGAACGGCAGAGGCGGATAGAATGGGAGAGAAGTAAAAGAGTGGAGCTTCAgatacagagagaaaaagagcagagtGACATACAGAAACTGAAGGACAAGAAGAGGAGCCTAGAAATGGAACTGGAGGCTGTG GGTAACAAGCATAAGCAGATCTCTGATCATCTCCGGAATGCCAAGAGTAAGAGGCAGGTCCAGAGGGCTGAGCTAGACTTGATCAATCAGAAGAGAGACAGTCGTGTTGTGGATATCAACTCTCAACAGTTAAAGATTGAT GAAATTCAGAGGGAGATGAGTCATTTTGGTCCAGAAAAGcagagactgacagacagactgcTAAACCTCACCCAGAACAACACCA GCCCTTTGATTAATAATGTGaaacagagtgtgtgtgagaaagatcTGAGCTGTCGGAAGCTGAAGGAGCAGTTggatgctttggagagagagaccACAGCTAAACTCTCACAGATGGAACAGTACAACAGAGAAATCAAG GAGTTGAGACAGAGGCAAAGCCAGCAGCAGGATGTCCTACAGCAGCTGAGAAAAGTGAGATCAGAGAAACTGAAAGAGCTACAGAGACACaggaaagaggaggaggagaagaagaggaaagaagaggaggaggctGCTAG ACAGGCAAAGCTGGAGCAAGAGTGTCTGgagcaggaggaggcagagcGTCAGAGAAAATTTGTCCAGGAACAAGAGGCCAAACTCAGGGAGGAACAGCAGCGGCAGGCCCAAGCCCGAATTCAGGAGGCCCAGGAGCTGGCACGCAAGaaagaggaaaagagaaaagcagaggagagagagagggacaagaaagagagagaggagagagaaaggaaTGAATTGGCGATACACATTCAGTCCTCCATGTCATACAATAGCAGAGAGAACAAAA GTTTTCTGCCAGTGGTAACCACTGAAGATATATCTACTTTCCTCACCACCTACAGAGCTCTCTATCCTTTCACAGCACGCAACTCTGACGAACTCTCACTGGAGGCAGACTGTTTAATTGAG GTAAATGAATCAACAGTTAGGGAGACTGGCTGGCTGTATGGGAGTTACCGTGGTAACAGCGGCTGGTTTCCAGAGAGTTATGCTGAGAGATGCAGCAAAGACTGTCAGACTGAACTGACTGCAGCTGTTACGCACTCCACATTGTCCTCTACCAACTACCCTGG AATTCCTCGGGTGGACATAGAAGGAccaacaccaacacacacaccaatgtctacaaacacacaacactcacag GCTGTAGCTCTGTGTGAATGGAGTGCTAAGACTGACAGTCACCTGGGCTTCTCTAAAGATGATGTCATTACAGTTCTAGAGAAGGAAGAGCACTGGTGGTATGGAGAAATTAACGAGAGTCTGGGCTGGTTCCCTAATACATATGTGTCCATGGTAACCACCAATAACACACAGACTGA ACCCTTGTATTCTACTGTTGATGAGATTAAACTTTCAGATTCTGGTCTGCTTGAGG AGTATGTGGCTCTGTACACATATGAGAGTCCGGAGTCTGGTGACCTGACCTTCTGTGCGGAGGATGTTGTCCTGGTAACAGAAAGGGAAGGAGAATGGTGGAGAGGGTGCACCGGTGACCAGTCTGGCCTCTTTCCTTCCAACTACGTTAAACCCATAGATCCTGAT ACTGCCAAAGCTGGAGTTCTTTGCAAAAAACCAG AGATTGCCCAGGTCACCACGGTCAATGTTGCAACAACACCAGAGCAGCTGAGTCTCACGCCTGGTCAACTAATTGTCGTGCTGCATAAGAACTCAAACAGCTGGTGGCTGGGAGAACTACAG gCACGGGGTAAGAAGCGTAAAAAGGGCTGGTTCCACTCATCAAATGTCAGACTCCTGGAGGCCAACAGCGGCAAAATAACTCCTGCACCTCAAGCAT TAGTGTGCCAGGTCATTGCAATGTATGACTACAAAGCAGCAAATGAGGATGAAATGAGCTTCCAAAAAGGTCAGCTGATCACCGTCCACAACAAGGATAACCCTGACTGGTGGAAAGGAGAGGTCGGTGGGGTCGTAGGGCTGTTTCCAACGAATTATGTGAAGATGACAACAGAATGCGATCCCAGTCAGCAAT GGTGTGCTGATCTGTTAAGTTTAGAGTCTATGTGcattgaggagaggaagaggcAAGGTTACATCCATGAGCTCATTCAAACAGAGGAGTCCTACCTGGAGGATCTGGAGCTTGCATTGGAG GTGTTCTATAAGCCAATGGCAGAATCAGGGCGGTTGACAGAAGCTGAGATGGGCATGATCTTTGTGAACTGGCAGGAACTGATAATGTGTAGCACCAAATTCCTGAA agcttTGCGTGTTCGAAAGAAGATGGCTGGAGAGCGTATGCCAGTGCAGGTAGTGGGtgatatcctgtcctctgagctCTCTCATATGCAGGCATACATTCGCTTCTGCAGCTGCCAGCTTAATGCTGCAGCCATGCTACAACAGAAAACAGACAAATCACCTGATTTCAAACTCTTTCTAAAG AAAATAGCCAGTAATTACCGCTGTAAAGGAATGCCACTGTCAAGCTTCCTCCTCAAACCCATGCAGAGGGTCACACGCTACCCACTACTTATCAAGAAC ATTCTGGAGAATACCCCTGTGAGTCATGCAGATCATGCAAACCTGCAGGCAGCGCTAGAGCAGGCTGAGGAGTTGTGCTCACAAGTGAatgagggagtgagagagaaagaaaactcAGATCGGCTGGAATGGATCCAAAACCATGTGCAGTGTGATGGAGTAATTGAG CACCTTGTATTTAACTCACTGACTAACTGCCTGGGCCCTCGAAAACTGCTGCACTGTGGCAAGCTGCATAAGACCAAGAGCAGCAAGGAGCTGTGGGCCTTTCTGTTTAATGATTTCCTGCTCCTCACCTACACTTCCAAACAGTTCTCATCTGGTGCAGACAAACTCTTCAACCCAAtctccactgcacagtacaagaTGTATAAAACG CCAGTGTTTCTGAATGAGGTCTTGGTCAAAATGCCCTCTGACCCATCCAGTGATGATCCAGTTTTTCACATCTCACACATTGACCGTGTGTACACACTCAAGACTTACACCATTAATGAAAG GACCACATGGGTACAGAAGATCAAAGCAGCATCTGACCACTTCATAGAGACTGAGAAGTTAAAAAGAGAGAAGGCATACCAAG CTCGGTCTCAGAAGAATAGTGGAATTGGGCGACTGTTAGTAACAGTCCTCGAGGCAACTGAGCTGAAGCCCTGCAAGCCAAATG GCAAGAGTAACCCATACTGTGAGCTAACTATGGGTGCTCAGTGCTATACTTCCCGCCATCAGCCCGACACCCTCAACCCAAAATGGAATTTCAGCTGCCACTTCTTCATCAAAGACCTTTATCAGGACGTCCTCTGCCTCACCATCTTTGAGAGGGACCAGTTCTCTCCAGACG ATTTTCTAGGTCGTACTGAAATTCCTGTTGCAACTATAAAGAAGGATCAAGATGGTAAGGGTCCGTTGGTACGACGTCTGCTTCTTCATGAAGTTCCGACTGGAGAAGTCAAAGTGCGCCTTGACCTGCAGCTCTATGAGCAAACACCTCATCTGTGA